TGGTCAAGGCGATCAACCCGGAGGTGGTGGCCAAGAACATCCTGCCGCAGATCCCCGTCGGCCGCTTGGGCGAGCCGCATGAGATCGCGCGAGTGGTCGTGTTCCTGGCATCAGACGACGCCGGCTTCATCACGGGCTCGACGATATCGGCGAACGGCGGCCAGCACATGGCGTGAGCGACCGCGATGTCGAGCCATCCACGAGGGGATCTCACGACGCGAACGCTCGCCATGCCGGCGGACGCCAATCCGAGCGGCGACATTTTCGGCGGCGGGGTGCTCTCGCAGATGGACATCGCGGGCGGCATTCATGCCGGCCAGCGGGCGCAAGGGCGCGTCGCCACGGTGGCGATCGAGGCGATGCATTTCATCAAGCCGGTCCATGTCGGGGATGTCCTGTGTGTCTACGCGTCGCCCGAGCGTGTCGGGCGCACATCGCTGGTGATCCGCCTGGAGGCCTGGGCGTTGCGCAGGCGCCTGGGGAACGTGTGAAAGTGACGGAGGGCATCTTCACCTTCGTTGCACTGGATGCCGAGGGACGACCTGCGCCGATTCCGGCCAATCGAGACGAGCAGTAACGACCAATCAAGGAGAGGGACATGTCCGACGGAAAACCGAAGGCAGGCGCGACCGATTGGGGCCTCCCGGGTCTCGACTTCGCCAAGCTCATCGAAACCTGCCAGATCAGCGGCGTCGATATGAAGGCGTTGCTCGAGATGGAGAAGAAGAACATCGACGCCCTGATCGAGGTCAACCGCTCGGCCTATGAGAGCTGGCGGAACCTGATGGCGCGGCAAGCCGAGGTCTTCCAGGAAACGATGACCGCGATCGCGGCAGAGGCGGGCAACGAGGCCGCGACGGGCCGGCGAACCGAGATCGCGCGGCAGGGATTCGAGACGGCTCTCGCCAACATGCGCCAGCTCGCCGAGACCGCAACCGAGCAGCAGAAGCAGACGATCGACATATTGAGGCGGCGTTTCGACGAGGGAATGGCCGCATTACGTGCACGCGGCGGCAGCACCTGAAGTCGACCGGCCGGTAGGGGCAACGGGGCGTATCCGCCCATCGAACAAGCGCAAGAACGGGGAAGAGGATGGATCAGGATCTCAGGGAAGCCGCGCTCGAATATCATCGCCTGCCGAGGCCGGGAAAGATTTCGGTCGTGCCGACCACGGCGATGGCGACGCAACGCGATCTGTCGCTGGCCTATTCGCCTGGCGTCGCGGAGCCCTGCCTCGTCATCGCCAAGGACCCGTTACAGGCGGACCAGCTGACAGCGCGCAGCAACCTGGTGGCCGTCATCACCAACGGTACGGCCGTGCTGGGGCTCGGCAATATCGGGGCTCTGGCGGGCAAGCCCGTCATGGAAGGCAAGGCCTGCCTGTTCAAGAAGTTCGCCGGGATCGACGTGTTCGACATCGAGCTTGCCGAGGAGGACCCCGACGCCTTGATCGAAACCATCGCCAGGATGGAGCCGACCTTCGGCGGCATCAACCTGGAGGACATCAAGGCGCCGGAATGCTTCTACATCGAACAGCAGCTCCGCAAGCGAATGAAGATACCGGTCTTCCATGACGATCAGCACGGCACCGCGATCATCGCTGCAGCGGCAATCCTCAACGGATTGAAGCTGGTCAAGAAGGACATCACCGAGGTCAAGCTGGTCTGCTCCGGCGCCGGGGCCGCCGCGCTGGCGTGTCTCGATCTCATCGTCAGCCTCGGCCTGCCGCAGGACCGTATCATCGTCACCGACGCGAAAGGCGTGGTCTATGCCGGTCGCACGGAAGGCATGGACGACAACAAGGCGCGCTATGCGGTGAAAACCGAGGCTCGAAAGCTCGATGAGATCATCCAGGACGCGGATATCTTTCTGGGCCTGTCGGCCGGCAAGGTGCTGACGCAAGACATGATCAAGCGGATGGCACGCGATCCGCTGATCTTTGCCATGGCCAACCCGATTCCGGAAATCATGCCGGAAGATGCGCTGGCGGTTCGCCCCGATGCGATCATCGGCACGGGACGGTCGGACTATCCCAACCAGATCAACAACGTCCTCTGTTTTCCCTTCATCTTCAGGGGCGCGCTCGACTGTGGGGCGACGACTATCAACGAGGAGATGAAGCTCGCGACGGTGCGTGCGCTGGCGGACCTGGCGATGGCGGAGGTGCCCGAGGTGGTCGCCGTGGCGTACAAGGGAGAGGATCTCCGCTTTGGCCGCAACTACCTCATTCCAAAGCCGCTCGATCCGCGGCTGATCGAAGTCGTGGCGCCTGCGGTCGCCAAGGCCGCGGCCGACAGCGGCGTCGCCAGGCGTCCGATCGCTGACATGGAAGCCTATCGCCAGCAGCTGAGCCGGTTCGTCTACCATTCCGGCAACGCGATGCAGCCGGTGTTCTCGATCGCGAAGGGAAGCGGCAAGTCGCTGCTTCTGGCCGAGGGCGAAGACGAGCGCGTCCTGCGCGCGGCCCAGGTCGTCATCGACGAGCGAATTGCAAAGCCCTTGCTGGTCGGCCGTCCGTCGACCATCGAGGAGCGGATCAAGTCCTTCGGTCTCCGGCTCAAGCCGGGGAGCGACTGCGAGATCATCGATCCGCACGATTCCGAGGTCTACTCCCAATGCGCAGATGTCTACCACGGGCGCAGGAAGCGCGACGGCGTGTCATCCGCCTTGGCGCTCTCGGAGACGCGCAGCAACGCGACCGTGCTCGCCTCGATACTGCTCGAAAGGGGCCTCGGCGACGCGATGCTGTGCGGGGTCATCGGCAGGACGTCCGATCACGTGGCGGCGATCCGCAACGTGATCGGACCGCGCGAGGGCGTGCGGACGCTCGCGGTGATGCAGATGCTGATCCTGCAGCAGCATCAGCTCTTCATCTGCGACACCCATTGCAATCTCAATCCGACCGCCGAACAGGTCGCCGATATCGCACTGATGGCGGCGGCGGAGGTGAGCCGATTTGGCATTACCCCTCGGGTCGCGTTGCTGTCTCATTCGAGCTTCGGAAGCTCCGCGGTTCCGGAAGCGCACAAGATGCGAGAGGCGCGCGCGATCATTCTCGCGCGATCTCCCGATCTCGCGGTCGAAGGCGAGATGCGCGGCGACGCTGCGTTGTCTCCGTCGGTGCTGCATCACGAGTTTCCGGATTCCGGTTTCGAGGGGCCGGCGAACGTGCTGGTGATGCCGAATCTCGACGCCGCCAACATCTCCTACAATTTGCTCAGGATGGCAGCGGGGCAGGGACTGACGGTCGGCGGCATCCTGCTCGGCGCGGCGAAGCCGGCCCACATCCTCACGCCATCGTCCACCGTCCGGCGCATCGTGAACATGGCGGCGGTCGCTGTCGCGGATGCAGTGTCCGAGAGGGCCTGATCCGGAGGATTGGACACGTGTGAGCGCGCTTGGTCGAGGCCATCATGGGTAAGTCGCAATTGGGAAAACCCCGGATTGTGATCGTCGGCGGAGGAGCCGGCGGACTGGAGCTTGCGACGCGCCTCGGCG
This genomic stretch from Bradyrhizobium daqingense harbors:
- the phaP gene encoding TIGR01841 family phasin (Members of this family are phasins (small proteins associated with inclusions such as PHA granules). Note that several different families of phasins have been named PhaP despite very little sequence similarity to each other.) codes for the protein MSDGKPKAGATDWGLPGLDFAKLIETCQISGVDMKALLEMEKKNIDALIEVNRSAYESWRNLMARQAEVFQETMTAIAAEAGNEAATGRRTEIARQGFETALANMRQLAETATEQQKQTIDILRRRFDEGMAALRARGGST
- a CDS encoding NADP-dependent malic enzyme; translated protein: MDQDLREAALEYHRLPRPGKISVVPTTAMATQRDLSLAYSPGVAEPCLVIAKDPLQADQLTARSNLVAVITNGTAVLGLGNIGALAGKPVMEGKACLFKKFAGIDVFDIELAEEDPDALIETIARMEPTFGGINLEDIKAPECFYIEQQLRKRMKIPVFHDDQHGTAIIAAAAILNGLKLVKKDITEVKLVCSGAGAAALACLDLIVSLGLPQDRIIVTDAKGVVYAGRTEGMDDNKARYAVKTEARKLDEIIQDADIFLGLSAGKVLTQDMIKRMARDPLIFAMANPIPEIMPEDALAVRPDAIIGTGRSDYPNQINNVLCFPFIFRGALDCGATTINEEMKLATVRALADLAMAEVPEVVAVAYKGEDLRFGRNYLIPKPLDPRLIEVVAPAVAKAAADSGVARRPIADMEAYRQQLSRFVYHSGNAMQPVFSIAKGSGKSLLLAEGEDERVLRAAQVVIDERIAKPLLVGRPSTIEERIKSFGLRLKPGSDCEIIDPHDSEVYSQCADVYHGRRKRDGVSSALALSETRSNATVLASILLERGLGDAMLCGVIGRTSDHVAAIRNVIGPREGVRTLAVMQMLILQQHQLFICDTHCNLNPTAEQVADIALMAAAEVSRFGITPRVALLSHSSFGSSAVPEAHKMREARAIILARSPDLAVEGEMRGDAALSPSVLHHEFPDSGFEGPANVLVMPNLDAANISYNLLRMAAGQGLTVGGILLGAAKPAHILTPSSTVRRIVNMAAVAVADAVSERA